In one Achromobacter spanius genomic region, the following are encoded:
- a CDS encoding peptidylprolyl isomerase: MMRRLHSLRRLSGSALLLALCAGLSAAPAAAQTGRAANNGAKAAPAAQQGEQFVDGIAAVVDKDVITLRELREASTRISAELKARGIQVPDDQTLQHQVLQRLIMERVQRHEADRLGIRVDDAQVDQAIQTIAGRNKISVAQLRAEIEKSGTTWDNYRKSLRDEIRTDRLRQRAVDSTIVISDNEVDAFLRDQRRNPAFGAAPQAQPQPQAQPEPAPEQAAVPSGPMLYALAQILVRVPEGSSPEQLAVLRKKAEDILARAKRGDDFASLAAAASDGPEALQGGVMGVRPLDGWPDLFVKAISNLQKGQVSNLIQSGNGFHIIKVMDRGTAQPAPGRTARAPAPTPAPQPAARPQAAQQGPTEVMQTRARHILIKTSTVMSDESARQRLEQVRQRLVSGTAKFEDMARQYSQDSTAPQGGELGWLNPGETVPPFEAAMNALKPGEISQPVQSPFGWHLIQVEERRQHDATDDMARMRARQTLFERRAQPAFEDWLEQLRAQAYIDNRLEKQQQIQQNNR; the protein is encoded by the coding sequence ATGATGCGTAGGTTGCACTCTTTGCGCCGCCTGTCCGGCAGTGCGCTGTTGTTGGCCCTTTGCGCCGGCCTGTCCGCCGCGCCCGCGGCCGCGCAGACAGGCCGGGCCGCGAACAACGGCGCCAAGGCCGCGCCCGCCGCTCAGCAGGGCGAGCAGTTCGTGGACGGCATTGCCGCGGTGGTCGACAAGGACGTGATCACGCTGCGCGAACTGCGCGAGGCGTCGACCCGCATTTCGGCCGAACTGAAGGCGCGCGGCATCCAGGTGCCAGACGACCAGACCTTGCAACATCAAGTGCTGCAACGCCTGATCATGGAGCGCGTGCAGCGCCATGAAGCTGATCGCCTGGGTATACGCGTGGACGACGCGCAAGTCGATCAGGCCATCCAGACCATTGCCGGCCGCAACAAGATCAGCGTGGCGCAATTGCGCGCCGAAATCGAAAAGTCGGGCACGACCTGGGATAACTACCGCAAGTCGCTGCGCGACGAGATTCGTACGGACCGCCTGCGCCAACGCGCGGTGGATTCCACGATTGTCATCTCCGACAACGAAGTGGACGCTTTCCTGAGGGACCAGCGCCGCAACCCTGCATTTGGCGCCGCGCCCCAGGCGCAGCCCCAACCGCAGGCGCAGCCCGAGCCGGCGCCCGAGCAAGCCGCGGTGCCTTCGGGCCCGATGCTTTACGCGCTGGCGCAGATCCTGGTGCGTGTGCCGGAAGGTTCGTCGCCCGAACAATTGGCGGTGCTGCGCAAGAAGGCCGAAGACATCCTGGCTCGCGCCAAGCGTGGCGACGACTTCGCCAGTCTGGCTGCCGCGGCGTCGGACGGCCCGGAAGCGCTGCAAGGCGGCGTCATGGGCGTGCGTCCTCTGGACGGCTGGCCCGACCTGTTCGTCAAGGCCATCAGCAATCTGCAGAAGGGCCAGGTCAGCAACCTGATCCAGAGCGGCAATGGTTTCCACATCATCAAGGTGATGGACCGTGGCACGGCTCAGCCGGCTCCGGGCCGCACCGCGCGCGCGCCGGCCCCCACGCCCGCGCCGCAGCCCGCTGCGCGTCCGCAGGCGGCGCAGCAAGGCCCCACCGAAGTGATGCAGACCCGCGCGCGTCACATCCTGATCAAGACGTCGACCGTCATGAGCGACGAGAGCGCGCGCCAGCGCCTGGAACAGGTGCGTCAGCGCCTGGTGTCGGGCACCGCCAAGTTTGAAGACATGGCGCGCCAGTACTCACAGGATTCGACCGCGCCGCAGGGCGGCGAGCTGGGATGGTTGAACCCGGGTGAAACCGTGCCGCCGTTCGAAGCCGCCATGAATGCCTTGAAGCCGGGTGAAATCAGCCAGCCGGTCCAGTCGCCTTTCGGTTGGCATTTGATCCAGGTTGAAGAACGCCGCCAGCATGACGCGACCGATGACATGGCCCGCATGCGGGCGCGCCAGACCTTGTTCGAGCGCCGCGCGCAACCGGCTTTTGAAGATTGGCTTGAGCAGTTGCGTGCTCAGGCTTATATCGACAACCGGCTTGAAAAGCAGCAGCAGATCCAGCAGAACAACCGCTAA
- a CDS encoding IS110 family transposase, translating to MQTSQSFFGVDVGKSEVVVAMHGAAKPLTRAVKNSTTGLEKWLQTLPRGSVLAMESTGGYERLLADLAYERGLRVYVLNPKALHHYAKSQAQRGKTDRLDAVMIARYVALEHERLHRYEPCPEHIERLSQIQRLRKVAVTTRTRLRLSSDRHKHVGSQAQVQRALDALTQLADALEREMLDQIAAEPALADDFNLITSITGVGKLTGAALVTAFARIPFASSDAVVAYAGLDPRPKESGAYKGLRKLSKQGDAALRSLAYNAASSASRTAAFKPLYTALRVKGWASTQALNIIARKLLRIAFGVWKSRKPFDVNLFMASQACAKP from the coding sequence ATGCAAACGTCTCAATCTTTCTTTGGTGTGGATGTGGGGAAATCCGAGGTTGTTGTGGCGATGCACGGGGCGGCCAAGCCGTTGACCCGGGCCGTCAAAAACTCAACGACTGGCTTGGAAAAATGGTTGCAAACGCTGCCGCGCGGAAGCGTTCTTGCCATGGAGTCCACCGGTGGCTACGAGCGCCTGTTGGCCGACCTGGCATATGAGCGTGGGCTGCGCGTCTACGTGCTGAACCCCAAGGCCCTGCACCATTACGCCAAGTCGCAGGCTCAACGGGGCAAGACCGACCGACTCGACGCTGTCATGATTGCGCGTTACGTGGCGCTCGAGCACGAGCGGTTGCATAGGTACGAACCTTGCCCGGAGCACATCGAGCGCCTGAGTCAGATCCAACGCTTACGCAAGGTGGCGGTCACGACGCGCACGAGGCTGCGCCTGTCCAGCGATCGGCACAAACACGTGGGCTCGCAAGCTCAGGTCCAGCGAGCGTTGGATGCCTTGACGCAGTTGGCAGACGCTCTTGAGCGCGAAATGCTCGATCAGATCGCTGCCGAACCCGCCTTGGCCGACGACTTCAACTTAATCACCAGCATTACCGGCGTGGGAAAGCTGACTGGGGCCGCACTGGTGACCGCCTTCGCCCGCATCCCGTTCGCCTCCTCGGACGCCGTGGTGGCCTACGCGGGGCTAGACCCCAGGCCCAAGGAGTCTGGCGCCTACAAAGGCCTGCGTAAACTCAGCAAGCAAGGCGATGCGGCCCTGAGAAGCCTTGCCTACAACGCGGCATCCTCAGCAAGCCGAACAGCTGCCTTCAAACCCCTCTACACAGCGCTACGAGTCAAGGGCTGGGCCTCAACGCAGGCATTAAACATCATCGCCAGAAAACTCCTACGCATCGCCTTCGGCGTATGGAAATCGCGCAAACCCTTCGATGTAAACCTCTTTATGGCCAGCCAGGCTTGCGCCAAACCATAG
- the rsmA gene encoding 16S rRNA (adenine(1518)-N(6)/adenine(1519)-N(6))-dimethyltransferase RsmA — MSQHQARKRFGQNFLTDESVVESIVRAVAPARDDAVVEIGPGLSALTRPLLERLDHLTAVEIDRDLAARLRKQFEASRLTVVEADALTVDFSQFGSALRVVGNLPYNISSPLLFHLMTWADHIRDQHFMLQREVIDRMVATPGSGDFSRLSVMLQSRYRMHKLFDVPPEAFDPPPKVVSAIVRMVPLPADRLQPVSVRAFETVVARAFSQRRKMLRRVLADWAPQVPWEALDIAPTARAEDISVDRYIRLSDALVQAGLLS, encoded by the coding sequence ATGTCTCAACACCAGGCGCGCAAGCGCTTCGGCCAGAACTTCCTGACCGACGAAAGCGTCGTCGAGTCCATCGTCCGGGCGGTTGCACCCGCCCGTGATGATGCCGTGGTCGAGATCGGCCCAGGTTTGTCTGCGCTTACCCGGCCGCTGCTTGAGCGTCTGGACCACCTGACTGCGGTTGAAATCGACCGCGACCTGGCCGCGCGCCTGCGCAAGCAGTTCGAGGCGTCTCGCCTGACCGTGGTCGAGGCCGACGCGCTGACGGTGGACTTTTCGCAGTTCGGCAGCGCACTGCGTGTGGTGGGCAACCTGCCCTACAACATTTCCAGCCCGCTGCTGTTTCATCTGATGACCTGGGCCGACCATATTCGCGACCAGCATTTCATGCTGCAACGCGAAGTGATCGACCGCATGGTGGCGACACCGGGTTCGGGGGATTTCAGCCGCTTGTCGGTGATGCTGCAATCGCGCTATCGCATGCACAAGCTGTTTGACGTGCCGCCCGAAGCCTTCGACCCGCCGCCCAAGGTGGTGTCCGCGATTGTGCGCATGGTGCCTTTGCCGGCTGATCGCCTGCAACCGGTCAGCGTCCGCGCCTTTGAAACGGTGGTGGCCCGCGCGTTCTCGCAGCGCCGCAAAATGCTGCGCCGGGTGTTGGCCGACTGGGCCCCGCAAGTCCCCTGGGAAGCCTTGGACATCGCCCCCACCGCCCGCGCCGAAGATATTTCGGTCGACCGGTACATCCGCCTGTCGGACGCATTGGTCCAGGCCGGCCTGCTCTCGTAG